In the genome of Anaerosporomusa subterranea, the window TCCCGTTAAACTATCAAGGGCGATGGAGTTAACCGTAGTATCACGTCTATAAAGATCTTCTTCAATGGTGATCTTTGGCTTGGTTGATACTTTGATCCCTTTGTAGCCGCTACCTACTTTCCGCTCCGTTCTCGCAAAGGCAACTTCACGCTTTATACCGTCGATCGCCAAGCAAAAAACGGAAAAAGACTTGCCACATTCTTCAGCCTCGGGGAAAAGGATTTTGAAATCTTTCTTAACCATACCAACAATACTAAAATCAATATCCTTCGGTGTTACTCCCATAAAACTGTCGCGGACACAACCACCGACTCTAAAAACACGTCCGCCGTTCTTTGCAATAATTTCGGCGAAGCCTTTCTCTGTTAATACACTAGTACTCATAGTATGTTCTTTTCCCCTCTACTTTTCAGCTCGCCCAGTCTTTTCATGCGCTACTTATTAGAAAAGCCTACTTCTTTTATCGTATGTATCTTTCCTTTTATCTTTGTTACCGAAAGCGCCTCCATGACAATATCTCCTTTGCCCCCAAGAATCTCAACATAGGAGCATGTATCTTGGACATCAATAATACCAATATCGTCTCCACTAATGCCTGGAATGGTAGTAACGGCGCCTAGTATATCTCCTGGTCGCATCTTCGTCTTCTTGCCTGCGTTTATCCTAATTCTAGTAATCTGTCTATTTAATTCTTCGCTTTTATCAATTTTCAATGTACGCTCAATCCCATCACGATTATTAAAAATCAGCTTTCCTTCTTCCACTTCTTCCACCGTCGGAATTCCTTGTTTCGGTATCTTATAATGAACATATTCCTCTATCTCATGCAAAGTCCTATATTCATTTCTTGTTGTAAGTGTAATAGCCGATCCTACATTCCCAGCCCGCCCTGTCCTGCCAATTCTGTGAACATAGCTTTCATTATCCAATGGCATATCATAATTGACCACTAGAGATATATCGTCTATATGGATCCCCCTAGCTGCCACATCAGTCGCAATCAAAAACTGAAATTCTCCCCTCTTAAAATCATGAATGGAGTGCAATCGATCCCTTTGTTCCATTCCTCCATGCAATATTCCACAGGAGTAGCCTTTATGCTTCATCTTTTCAAAGACATTTTCTACCTTGTCTCTTGTATTACAAAACAGAATGCAACTATCTGGTCTTTCACTATATATTATTTTAGTAATTAAATTGAACTTTTCATTTTCTTCTACTTCATAATAAACTTGCCGAATGTTTTCCAAACTAGGACTTTCCGAATCAACTTCTATTTTGATGGGTTCCTTCATGTATTGCTTACAGATTTCCTGAATCTTGTCTGGCATAGTAGCAGAAAATAACATCGTGAGCCTGTTAGCAGGCAAAACCTTTATGATTGCTTCCACCTGTTCGATAAAACCCATATCCAACATTTTGTCTGCTTCATCAATAATCAGATACTGCACTTCTTCCAGATTCATATTTCTTCTGTCAAGATGATCTAAGGTTCTCCCTGGTGTACCGACAACAACATGAACTCTTTGCCTTAATTCTCTTCTTTGTATTTCCATAGGTTGTCTGCCAAAAACAGCGGCACATCTTATTCTTTTAAATCTTCCTATATTGGAAATATCCTGTTTTATTTGTACCGCCAATTCTCTCGTTGGTGTTAGAACCAATACCTGGGGATTTTTTTGCTCAATTTCTATTTTCTCACAAACTGGGATGGCAAAAGCGGCCGTCTTACCACTACCCGTCTGGGATCTCACTATGATATCCTTCTGTGCAAGAACTAAGGGTATCACCTCTTCCTGAACCTTAGTGAGCGTCTCGTACCCCAAGTCCTTTAATGCTTTTGCTATTTCCTTACTAAAAACACACTCTTCAATATTTTGAAAATTCATACTGCTCCAAGCCTCATTTTTTCGTCGAATTACCCTATCTCTAGCCTACTGTAGTTTGTATCTCATTATACATATAATAGCACAAATAAACAGGGGGACAGGGGTTCTGTTTTATTCAAAACACTCCAACTGTGGATTAATACATAGTAATATCGTTTTTAACTGGTGAACTATCCGCGCCCTACAAACCTACAAAAGCAAAAAACCCGCGCAATTCGCGGGTTTACAAATTTTTGGTGGAGGCGATCCGTGACCCTTGCAAATCCACCTATTTTCAAGAGAAAAGGTTCTGCCAGAAACGTCAGAGCCTTTCTGTTACCTATCTGAGCCGGATTACCTCCGTAACCGCATTCATCACGATCCCCATTTTCAGACCTACCTTCTCGATAATCAGCGCCCGCCTGACGTCGGCCCTCGGTGTTACCAGTTCTAGCCGCATCGCTAAGTTGACCATAGGAATAATTTAGCCGCGCAGGCTAATTGGTATTCGCGGCAACCTGCTAAATACCTGCCGACATCTGCTCTACCACGGCATAGGCGCTGCCAAGCCGCAAATACTAAATTTATCATAGAGGTGCGTATCGTTACACTCGTTGTATGTAAACATATGCACATGAGCTAATATCGTTTAATGACAATAAGAACATAGCCGGTACTACCTCTCCTATTCGAACATAGTGCTGCCTGAGCCTAATCAGTAACTAAAATTAAGGAAAGGGGATGCATTCTTATGAACCAAGTGATTGAAAAACAGCATCAAACAAAGTCCCCATACGAAGATATAAGCCCTTTTGAATTTAAAGACAAGCTGATTAGCTTGGCACAAGGGCATAAAAGGGGAACACGTACACTACTAGATGCAGGCAGAGGCAATCCAAATTGGATTTCGACGACACCGCGTGAGGCTTTCTTTGCGCTGGGACAATTTGCAGTGCAGGAAAGCCGCAGAGTATGGGATGAGGGAAATCTAGGCGGACAGCCAAATCTAAACGGGATTGTGCAGCGTTTTAAGGCCTACGTTGACAGTAATACTTCTACTCCTGGGGTAAGACTGCTTGATGACGTTGTTGAGTACGGAATAGGGATTTGCGGATTCGACGCTGAAGAATGGATCTATGAGTTGGTTGACGGGATTATTGGTGATAATTATCCGATGCCGGATCGAATGCTTGTGCATACAGAAAGAGTTGTTCATAACTTCATGATTCAAGAAATGTGCGGCAACGGTTCAACTTGCGGAAGATTTAATTTATTCGCTGTCGAAGGGGCTACCGCTGCCATGTGTTATATCTTTGATTCATTACTTGAAAATTACTTGCTCTCCCGTGGAGATACCATTGCAATTATGGTACCGATATTTGTACCCTATCTCGAAATACCGCATCTGCACCGCTACCAATTTAAAGTTGTCGAGATTCGGGCTGTAGGAACGGATGAGAACGGAAATCACACTTGGCAATATCCGCATTCAGAAATAGAAAAGCTTGCCGATCCATCGATTAAAGCCCTATTCTTAGTAAATCCGAGTAACCCACCCTCAGTCGCAATTCAACCTGAATCGATTCAACAACTGATACACATCGTGAAACAACATAACCCGAGCTTAATGATTATTTCCGACGATGTCTATGGAACTTTCGTTGACAATTATCGTTCTCTGATGGCCGACTTACCGTTTAACACCATAGGTGTGTACTCCTTTTCAAAATACTTTGGCGTAACCGGGTGGCGGTTAGGCGTTATTGCAATTCATGAAGACAATGTATTCGATAAATTGTTAAAACAATTGCCAAGTGAGAATAAAGAAATTTTGAAACTGAGATATGCGTCAATTTCACCGCACCCCGAAACAATCCCCTTTATAGACCGGATGGTGGCGGACAGCCGTCAAGTAGCCTTGAATCATACCGCAGGGCTATCGACACCTCAGCAGATACAAATGGCTCTATTTTCGGGCTTTGCTTTGTTGAATAAAGAAAGTACGTATAAGCAATTAACAAAAAGTATTTGCCAGCGACGTATGAAGCTTCTATATGACGGTCTAAGATTGCCGCCTCCCAACCTTCCGTATGACGCAGATTACTATACGGAGTTTGATTTGGAGGAATGGGCAAATCTTTACTACGGCAGCCCGTTTACGGATTTTCTAAAGAGGAACTATGAACCTCTCGATATCCTATTTCATTTAGCAGAAAACTCATCCATCGTACTGCTGAGTGGCCGTGGCTTTCATGGTCCGAAGTGGTCCATCCGAGTATCGCTGGCTAACCTCGATGACGATGCATATGCTCACATCGGCGGAGAATTAGCCAAAATATTGGAACAATATGTTGCCGAATGGAGGAATTCATAAAAGAAATCCACAATTAATCAGAAGGTATCAACCCGTATCGCAAGCACTTGTTTCCTTCTAGTTATCCAATCTTGGGTTCTGTTGGCAATCTGTTAGAAATCTATGCTATAATTGATTTTGGTGATAAATTTGTTAAAGAAAACGATATGTATATTGCTGATCCTGCTGTTCACACTACCGGTTATAGCATCGCCGACACTGGAGGAATCCTCTGGGGCTTTACTGCAGACAATATGGAAAACACAGACGATTGACGGGTTGAACGGCGGTATATGGGTTATCCCCGAAGATGCAATTAATCAATATTTTGCTGCCCACGCCAATTCGAACAAGGCGAAAAATCCGACCTTAAAACTATTGGGCGATAATAAAATGGTTGTCACATTCGATAGTAGTCTGGGACGTGTTGGGCTTACCTGCGAAATCAAGCAGTTCGTTCATAATCAGGCCGAATCCTATGCGGAAGTTTACATCCGAAAAAAGGAAGTTGCCAATAAGCCGATCCTAACCTGGATGCTCAAATTTATCAGTATCGGTGCAATAGCGGACTTATATGGCAATCCCTTAAAGGATGTAAAACAGTTCGACGCACGCTTCGATGGCAACACACTAAAGGTGAATTTCCGCCCGCTCGTTGAGAAGTCACTACTAAGTAGTAATATCGGGAACAAGGTTGAGATTAGTAGAATCACCACTCGGGAAGGTGCCTTAGAGTTACACACAAATATGAAAGCCACTGACCTACTAGGTATAATTATGGGAATTTAATCACTAACAAGATAAAATCACCGGCCGCGATGCCGGTGATTTATCTATTTCTTTGACAGGAATTTTTCATAAATCTAGACATTATAAAGAAAAGCTGACACTAATTTATAGCGCCAGCTTGGTTGACATTTAAGCCCGATTTCCAAAATTCGATCCTAAACAGAACGTCCTACGTTAATCGGTCTGTTGGGCCTTTTTACGTCAATGTTTAGTTTTTGAAGGTAATTGTTTCCGGTTTATCTGTGTTCCAGTGAAGAGATGTAGTGCTGGGTTTTGTTTCAGCAATAACCCGGCCCTGACGCAGTGAGTAACGTACCGGTACTTGGCGGCGAAGTGCATCGTAACTGTTGTCAGCTGGCAGGATGATCAAATTAGCGGGGTTCCCTTCAGTAATTCCATACCGATCACTGATGTTAAGGGTGCGGGCGCTATTGACTGTTATTAAGTCTAATGCCTGGTTAAGCTGACTGTAACCCATTAGCTGGCAGACATGAAGTCCCATGTGGAGTACCTGGAGCATATTGCCTGTACCCAGCGGGTACCAAGGGTCAAGAATATCATCATGCCCAAAGCAGACATTGATGCCAGCTTCCCATAATTCTTTAACGCGAGTGATGCCGCGGCGCTTAGGGTAAGTATCAAACCTGCCCTGCAGATGAATATTGACAAGCGGGTTGGCAACAAAGTTGATGCCAGATAACTTTAGCAAATTAAACAGCTTGAAAGTATAAGCATTGTTGTAGGAATGCATGGCTGTAGTGTGGCTTGCTGTTACCCTATCGCCCATCCCCTGGCGATAGGCTTCTGCTGCAACTACTTCGATAAAGCGAGACTGCTCATCATCAATTTCATCACAATGGATGTCTATCAGCCGATCATATTTGGCAGCAAGTTCAAATACTGTGTGGACCGAGGCGACCCCGTATTCGCGGGTAAATTCATAATGCGGAATACCCCCGACAACATCGGCCCCAAGACGCAAAGCTTCTTCTAGCAGTTCTATTCCTTGAGGGTAAGACTGTACACCTTCTTGGGGGAAGGCGACTAGCTGCAGCTCAATCCACGGCGCAATTTGGGCTTTTACTTCAAGCAGTGTTTTGAGTGCAGTTAAGGAAGGGTCGGTAATGTCGACATGGGTTCGTACATATTGAATACCTTGAGCGGCTTGCCATTTAAGAGTTGTTATCGCCCGTTCTTTAACATCTTGCTGCGATAACAACTGTTTTCTTTCCGCCCACCGTTCAATGCCCTCAAACAGAGTACCGCTCTCATTCCAGCGCGGCTGTCCTGCCGTCAGCGTTGTGTCCAGATGAACATGCGGTTCAATGAACGGCGGGATCACTAAGCCGCCTTCTGCGTCCAGCACATTGTCAGAGGCAGACTGTTCGTTCGTATTGGGGGAGATAGAAAGAATATTACCGTTTTTAATTTGAATCTGCCACAATCCTTGCCGATCATGAAGGCGAACCTTTTTAATTAGCATTTGCATCCTCCTTAGCTGCCCTGCCAACATGGGCGGCAGCCTGCAGTTTAGAAGCAACATAATAAATTATTCCAGTCAGTACAATCACAGGATAGGTAGCACCTATACTATTAGCAAAGAGCGGCTGTTTGTGCAGTAACAGAAAGGTAATTACACCGATAACCCAGACGGTGAGCGCCAGTTTATTTAAGCCATTGCTGTACCAGTATTTCCCGCGGCATTCAGCTAAAGCAGCCGGGTCATAATTCCCTTTACGGATGAAATAATAGTCAACAATTAAAATAGCGAAGATTGGACCAAAGACCATACCGATATAATCCAGGAAGAGGATAAAAGAATGGAGGAAGCTGGAAAGATACAGGGGTACGACAGTGAGAGCAGCCGCAACAACCGTTACCAGCCAGAGCGAGATAATGGGGGAAATCTTGTTCGTTATATTAGTAAGCGATATGCCGGCAGCCATAAGGTTTACAGCATTAGCTGTGGTGCTAGTGATAATGATGACGAGGAGAGCTACGCTGCCTAATCCTAATTTACTAACAATGGTACTGGGGTCAGAGTAATTGGGATCATAGACTCCAGTGGTTATTGCCATACCAATGGTGGCAATGATGCCGACAAAGGCAAACCAGAATAAGGCCAAGTTTGCACCAATCATAGGCGCAATGGTCGCCGTGGCTTTTGTTTTACCATAACGAGTAAATTCTGCGATTGCCGGTACCCAGCCGAGACTAAATGCGGCCATAACATCCATAGCCGAACCAAAAGGCATGCGCTTGTCTGCTGGCGGCTGCCAGTTCATAATAGCTTCCAGCGATACATTCTGGAGTACGACAATTGTTTCCCATACGCCAAGAAACAATACTAGGAATACGCCAATCCGTTCCACCATTTTCACCGAACGATGACCGGTAGCAATCGAGAGAAGATGCAGTATGCTCATGAATGCGATGCCGATGAGCATAGTCGTATTGCCGCCCGGTTCACCAAAGGCCGGCATGCCCAGCCATTCCTTACAGATAAAACTGACCGAGATGGCAGCAATAAAGGTGTTCACAGCTGTCCAGCCAATAAACTGGGTCGTGTTTAACAATGAGGGCAGATAACTGCCGCGAACACCGAAAGATGCTCGGGTGAGAGCCATTGTTGAAGTGCCGACCTTAAATCCCATAAAACCAATAAGAGCCATAATAATATAAGCGATTGGATTAGCAATCATTGTTACGCAGATCGATCCGGCAAACGCAGTACCGGCTACGACGCCGCCAACATACCAAGAGCCATTGTTGGCGTTAGCGCCAATCCAGGTGGCAACCATATCCCAAAAAGATAGTGTTCGTGCACTTGCGGGTACGCTTTCGACTGCGCCAAATTCCCGCGGAGCAAAATTTTGTTCGTTGTTTTTATCCATACAGAACCCCTCCTCAGTGATATTTTGTTCCGATACCCAAACAAAAAGGCTTCTTGCCAGAAACACTGACAAGAAGCATGTAGATCAACTGGCAACAGCATAAAAAATATGTCTGAGTGCCACCTTATGTCGTCTACCTTGTCAGCCTCGCAGGACTGCTTTTAAAGGTACCAGTACGCTAAAATTATTTAAGCACACATTAGAGATCGATGTCAATGAAAATTTTGGCTCCAAGGGTACATCAAATGTAAACTAAGTTTTTCAAGAAGAGGAATAACCAATTTGTATGAATCATTATACTATCCGACTAGCAGCGAATCTTTGAGAGATTTTAATGACGATAGGGACGTTCCCAATTTGTTTTTTGTTCCTAATCTTAATGGTTTAATAAGTCAAAGGTCTACTCACCCCTGGCATAGATATCATTTTCAACATGAGTAATTCTTTTCCAACATTATTCATCTCACCAATCATTCCGATTTTCTCCAAGCTTTTTCCTTTCACATTGGAACGGGGCGCACTAAACAAAGCACTATTTGTCAGTAGAATAACAAATAGTGCTTTTGTTTATAATTAATTGAATTTATTCCCGATTGACTTCAATTATCCTGATTGTAAGTTGCTGTATCGATCTCATTCATTATTTTACTAGTAGCAACGCCGGCAATCATGGCCCCGCTTACGTTCAGCGCAGTTCTTCCCATATCAATTAACGGTTCAATAGCTATCAGCAAACCGACGATCCCCACTGGCAAACCCATCGTAGAAAGCACGATCAGCGCTGCAAAGGTAGCGCCGCCGCCCACACCGGCAATCCCAAAAGAACCAATAGCGACAACAATCACCAGCTTAAACAAGAAAGCAAGATCAAGAGGGTTAATTCCCACTGTAGGAGCAACCATCACTGCCAGCATAGCTGGGTATATGCCCGCACAGCCATTCTGTCCAATGCTTACTCCGAAAGAAGCTGATAAATTTGCATAACCGGAAGGAACCCCCAGCTTATTGATCAGTGCTTCGATAGTCAGCGGAAGTGTCCCCGCACTCGTCCGGGATGTAAAGGCAAAAACCAGTACAGGTATGACCTTTTTAACGTAAGTAATGGGATTGAATCCCATCAAAAAGAGTATTATCAAATGTACTAAAAACATAATGATAAGCGCTACATAAGAAGCAATTACAAATTGAATTAATTTGTAAATATCGCCATAATTACTTGTAGACACAAATTTAGTCATCAATGCCAACACTCCATAGGGTGTCAATAACAATACAAAATCCACAAGCTTCATCACGATATCATTCGCTGTCTGAACTGCATTCATGAAAAATTCCGCCGACTGAGGTTTCGTTCTCTTAATGCCCAACACGGCAAGACCAAGCAGAGTTGAGAAGAAAACTACTGATAATGTATCTGCACTGCCTTGACCTGTCATAGCATAAAAAGGATTGGTCGGAATGATTTCTATCAACTGCTGCTGCACAGGTTTGGTCTTAAATGAAGTCAATTTTCCTTCGACTCTTTTCGTAGCACCCAACTCAGCCTCGCCTACCTGCAACCCATCTGCCGTCAAATGAAAGGCTAAAGACGACCCTGCTCCTATTACACCCGCAATAGCAGTGGTAAATAACAGTATGCCGATGATCAGCCCTCCAACTCTGCTAAGGATTCTTATATCCTTCAGATTCGTGATAGCTGATGTGATTGAAACAACAATCAAAGGCATCACGATCATCTTAAGCAGCCGTACATAACCAGATCCGATTACATCAAACCAACTATTTGATTGTTTGATAACGTCTGGTGAACCACCAAAAATACTCTGCAATACACCGCCAAATATAACACCAAGAATAAGTCCTGTCATGACTCGTATCCCAAAACTCACATGCTTGCACTGCATACGATATAAAATATACACCATTCCAAGTATTGCTACGATATTGATACTTACTGCTAAATAGTTATTCATATTTCCCAACCTTCCGTAATTAATTCATTCTTGCGATTAAATTAGATTTCGCAATGACTTTTTTTAAATACTATTGTTGATACGTGTCTTTCATGCATAGATAACAGCAATTTGCTCTTTTCCCCTTAGATTATCTACCTTCCTCGTCTAAATAAAAATAAAAGGCCAAGGAAACCGCTTAAGCGATTTTCCTTGGCCTTCAGTTTACTGATCAGCCAATAAATATTTTACTTACGTAGTATAACATAATCTTTTATCTATGCCAATATCTTGGCGGTACTTTTTGAACGCAATCAAGTAAGCTCCTGCGAGGACAGAAGGAACGTTCCTAATTTGTCAATATTTCGCTAATATATCTCGTGATATTTCCGTTGCTCATTCAATTTGACGTGACGATAACCCTTCTTCTCTTAACTTCCGAATTACAGCATTATGTTCTGTCTTTGACCATGATGCTATTTCATATGTTATCTTCCGTTATTGACAAAAAAGTAACGTCCCCATTTGTCATTTATAGCCGAGCAGAAATATTTTCAATGTATCTGCATTATTACTTCTCCTATTTCCCACAAAACAACAAAGTCCTGCCAGGTCTCCGAAGCCTAACAGGACTTTGCCGCAAGCTACGATCCACTCATCCTTACACTATGACCGATAATTATTCGCCATTATAGATGATACGGTTCTCCTCGGCTTATCTTAAACTGTGGTTAAAAAAACAGCTATTTGCCTATTATTAGGCAAATAGCTGTTTCCTATTTCTATAAAAAATCCAGATTTGTATGGTGGAGGCGATCCGTGACCCTGTAAATCCACCTTTATAAAAGGAAACAGCAGAACCATCACCTTGTATCCTTCTATCGTTGCTAGAAAACTAACTAGATAGA includes:
- a CDS encoding DEAD/DEAH box helicase; translated protein: MNFQNIEECVFSKEIAKALKDLGYETLTKVQEEVIPLVLAQKDIIVRSQTGSGKTAAFAIPVCEKIEIEQKNPQVLVLTPTRELAVQIKQDISNIGRFKRIRCAAVFGRQPMEIQRRELRQRVHVVVGTPGRTLDHLDRRNMNLEEVQYLIIDEADKMLDMGFIEQVEAIIKVLPANRLTMLFSATMPDKIQEICKQYMKEPIKIEVDSESPSLENIRQVYYEVEENEKFNLITKIIYSERPDSCILFCNTRDKVENVFEKMKHKGYSCGILHGGMEQRDRLHSIHDFKRGEFQFLIATDVAARGIHIDDISLVVNYDMPLDNESYVHRIGRTGRAGNVGSAITLTTRNEYRTLHEIEEYVHYKIPKQGIPTVEEVEEGKLIFNNRDGIERTLKIDKSEELNRQITRIRINAGKKTKMRPGDILGAVTTIPGISGDDIGIIDVQDTCSYVEILGGKGDIVMEALSVTKIKGKIHTIKEVGFSNK
- the aspD gene encoding aspartate 4-decarboxylase — protein: MNQVIEKQHQTKSPYEDISPFEFKDKLISLAQGHKRGTRTLLDAGRGNPNWISTTPREAFFALGQFAVQESRRVWDEGNLGGQPNLNGIVQRFKAYVDSNTSTPGVRLLDDVVEYGIGICGFDAEEWIYELVDGIIGDNYPMPDRMLVHTERVVHNFMIQEMCGNGSTCGRFNLFAVEGATAAMCYIFDSLLENYLLSRGDTIAIMVPIFVPYLEIPHLHRYQFKVVEIRAVGTDENGNHTWQYPHSEIEKLADPSIKALFLVNPSNPPSVAIQPESIQQLIHIVKQHNPSLMIISDDVYGTFVDNYRSLMADLPFNTIGVYSFSKYFGVTGWRLGVIAIHEDNVFDKLLKQLPSENKEILKLRYASISPHPETIPFIDRMVADSRQVALNHTAGLSTPQQIQMALFSGFALLNKESTYKQLTKSICQRRMKLLYDGLRLPPPNLPYDADYYTEFDLEEWANLYYGSPFTDFLKRNYEPLDILFHLAENSSIVLLSGRGFHGPKWSIRVSLANLDDDAYAHIGGELAKILEQYVAEWRNS
- a CDS encoding cytosine permease, translating into MDKNNEQNFAPREFGAVESVPASARTLSFWDMVATWIGANANNGSWYVGGVVAGTAFAGSICVTMIANPIAYIIMALIGFMGFKVGTSTMALTRASFGVRGSYLPSLLNTTQFIGWTAVNTFIAAISVSFICKEWLGMPAFGEPGGNTTMLIGIAFMSILHLLSIATGHRSVKMVERIGVFLVLFLGVWETIVVLQNVSLEAIMNWQPPADKRMPFGSAMDVMAAFSLGWVPAIAEFTRYGKTKATATIAPMIGANLALFWFAFVGIIATIGMAITTGVYDPNYSDPSTIVSKLGLGSVALLVIIITSTTANAVNLMAAGISLTNITNKISPIISLWLVTVVAAALTVVPLYLSSFLHSFILFLDYIGMVFGPIFAILIVDYYFIRKGNYDPAALAECRGKYWYSNGLNKLALTVWVIGVITFLLLHKQPLFANSIGATYPVIVLTGIIYYVASKLQAAAHVGRAAKEDANAN
- a CDS encoding L-cystine transporter, giving the protein MNNYLAVSINIVAILGMVYILYRMQCKHVSFGIRVMTGLILGVIFGGVLQSIFGGSPDVIKQSNSWFDVIGSGYVRLLKMIVMPLIVVSITSAITNLKDIRILSRVGGLIIGILLFTTAIAGVIGAGSSLAFHLTADGLQVGEAELGATKRVEGKLTSFKTKPVQQQLIEIIPTNPFYAMTGQGSADTLSVVFFSTLLGLAVLGIKRTKPQSAEFFMNAVQTANDIVMKLVDFVLLLTPYGVLALMTKFVSTSNYGDIYKLIQFVIASYVALIIMFLVHLIILFLMGFNPITYVKKVIPVLVFAFTSRTSAGTLPLTIEALINKLGVPSGYANLSASFGVSIGQNGCAGIYPAMLAVMVAPTVGINPLDLAFLFKLVIVVAIGSFGIAGVGGGATFAALIVLSTMGLPVGIVGLLIAIEPLIDMGRTALNVSGAMIAGVATSKIMNEIDTATYNQDN